A window of Akkermansiaceae bacterium genomic DNA:
TTCTACCTGCCACCCTGACCAAACCCTCCCAGTAGCGAATCTGGGAAAACCGACCATAGAGTTCCCCGTCTTTAAAAGCAGCGGCGAGATTACAATCGACGCCCCACGGAGGAATGTTAAGTCTCCAGCCCACAGGGAAACGCACACCCGACCGTGGGGAAGTCCAGTGCTCCGTCGGCTCCACCCTACAAGCTCCGGGCTTAAGAACATGCCTCACACCCCTCTGGTCGATCCTTACGGTCATCCCCCTCTTTGGCGCCGAGCCATCCAGATGCCTGGGGGCGTAATGAACCAGCTCGCTGCCATCATCCAGCTGTAGCGCAAACCAATCCCAGCCATCCGCACCACGCGCGACATCAGGCCCCATCATCTCATGATCAGCCCAACCAGTACCGGTGATTTTGCTCAAGGAACCATTTCGCTTCAGCGTCCCCTTCACCGACATCCGGGTTGAGGACATGTAATAACTGCGGGACGCCGGCTCCATCCCCGGTTTTCCGTGTAACGTCCAGGGCTTGACGGGTTCAAGCTCTATGTCCAGCTCAACACCTCCCAGATCCACCCGGACACAAGGCTGACCAGCCCCACGGTCAAAGGCCACCCACTTGCCTGTCCAGACCATCAATCGATCGGTCGTCGCACCCGCGGTTCCCAGTCGACGACTGCCGATGACCTCCTTCACATATCTCCGGCCCGTAGAGAGATCCGTGACGGCCGCCTGCGCAAACTGACACGGGTTTCCAAACCATCGCACCGGGATGCCAAAGCGCTTTTCCTTGCCCGCCCAACTTTTGAAAAACGCCACATGAAACGCGTAATCAGCCCCCGCGTCATCTTTGATGATCCCCGTGTAATACCACCACTCAACGGCAAACTCATCGTGGGCGGCATGGTCGGCAGGCAGGCTGATCCCACGCTTCCCATCCACGCGACCACTGGGGGCGGGCACTTGACGCGTTGCACAGCCGGCAAGCCACGCTGCCAACAACGCCAGATAGACAAGCCGCCAAACATTCCCATGATTCAAATTCCCCACTGCGCTTCACCTCTGACCTAAAACCACTCGAAAAACAATATCAAAGGAAAGGGCCCCTTTTTCAGGCACACTAAAGCCGATTGTTTTTCTGCCCGCTACGCAAGAGGTCCAGCACCTCAGTACATCGACCTGGCCAGGATGCGACTTCATTGCATGACCGGTCCGACAGGTGGGGATTAAACGAATTTTTAAACAATGGCTTCTAATTATCAGCGGGATTATAAATTATATCTTGATCGATTAATTAGCCATGCTAATATTCTTCCCGCTATGCCTCCAGTTGCCTACAGATTAAGTTTCCCATGCCCCGAATGTGGCGGGGTGCTGACGATGTCCGTCAAGGCTTGCGAAGGGAACTGCCCACTCTGTCAGTGCCCCATCACGGTGAATCTCGATGTGCAGGTCAGCGAGGCCAAAGCCCAGGAACCCGTGACCAAGAAGGGATGGGATAACCGCGCTTTCCGCCGTCCCGCCACCACCACCAAACCCATGTGGCAACCCCTCCATCAGCCTGCGGAATAAGACCCGCAGGAAGAGTCTGGTTTTTCTTTCCGCAGCCTTCCTACGAAGTAGGAATGTATCAGGAAAGAGCTGATCTTGAAAAATTTCCCTTTTCAATTGGCCATTCCGCGCGTAGTTCCACCTTCCATGTCGAAGACCCTCATCATTGCAGAGAAGCCCTCTGTCGCCACCGATCTCTCAAGCGCGCTTGCCAAAGCACCCGAAGTCGGGAAATTCGAAAAAAAAGGCAAGGGCCGCGATATCTACTTCGAAAACGAAGGTTTTGTCATTACCTCAGCTGTGGGGCATCTGGTCGAACTCAAGATGCCCCAGGGCCCGATCGGCAAGAACGGCCAGCCCAGGAACCTTCCCTGGAACTTCGATGTGCTACCCGCCATCCCCAAGAAATTCGAACTCCAACCCATCGAGCAGTCCGAGGCCCGACTGAAACAGGTCCTGCGCCTCTGCCGCCGCAAGGACATCGACACCATCGTCAACGCCTGCGACGCCGGCCGCGAGGGTGAACTGATTTTCCGCTACATCCTCGAGCTCGGAAACATCGACAAACCGGTCAAACGCCTCTGGATGCAATCCATGACCCAGGGCGCCATCCTCGACGCCTGGTCACACCTCCGCAGCGATGAGGACATGCACAACCTGCGTGATGCCGCCAAATGCCGGTCGGAGTCCGACTGGTTGGTAGGCCTCAACTCCACCCGAGCCCTGACCTGTTTCCGCTCCCGCCATGGCGGCTTTAACATCACCGCCGCAGGACGCGTCCAGACGCCCACCCTCGCCATCCTCGCACGCCGCGAGATGGAAATCCGCGAGTTCATCCCCGAGGCCTACTCCGAAGTCCATGCCGATTTCTCAGTCGAAAAAGGCAACTACGCGGGACGCTGGATCAATGAATCCTGGAAACGCGATGCCAAGCTGCCCCACTCACGCCCAGAGCGCCTTTGGAAAAAGGAGGACGCCGAGGCGATCCGCGCGCGGTGCGAAGGCAAGACCGGCACCGTACACGAGGAACAGAAACCCACCAAGCAGGCATCACCACAGCTCTACGACCTGACAACGCTCCAACGCGAGGCATCCTCGCGTTACGGCTTCTCCGCCAAACGCACCCTGCAGGTCGCCCAGGCACTCTACGAGAAGTACAAGATGCTCACCTACCCCCGGACGGACTCGCGCTACTTGCCGGAGGACTATCTCGGCAAGGTACACGAAACCGTCGATGCCATCGCCCAACAAGGTGGCGAGCTTGGCAAACACGCCAAACACGCCATCTCGGAAAAGCTCATCGTGCCCAGCAAGCGCGTCTTTAACAACGCCAAGATCTCCGACCACTTCGCCATCATCCCCACAGGCCGCTTCGTGAAAATGGATGAGGCCGCCGAAAAAATCTTCGACCTCGTCACCAAACGCTTCCTCGCCGTCTTCTACCCAGCCGCCGAGTTCCTCAACACCCGCCGCATTACACGGGTCACCACCCAAGGGAGCGTGGGCGTCCCGCCCGCATCATCCAATGAAATCACAGACGCTTTTCTAACAACCGGAAAAATCCTCGTCACCCCGGGCTGGCTCGCCGTCTACGGCAGACAACCGGGCGTTGCCTCCGGCAAGGATGAACTCTGCTCTGTCTCCGAAGGAGAATCCGCCAAGGTCGACCACATCGAAGTCAGGGACGACCAGACCAAACCCCCCGCCCGGTTCAATGAAGCCACCCTGCTCTCCGCCATGGAGGGGGCCGGGAAACTCATCGATGACGAGGAACTGCGGGAAGCGATGTCCGAGCGCGGTCTCGGCACCCCGGCCACACGCGCCGCCACCATCGAAGGCCTCATCCGCCAGAAATACATCGAGCGCGACGGTCGTGAATTCCACGTCACCCGCAAAGGCATCCGCCTGATCGAAATCACCGATGAACTCGGTATCCACGCCCTGGCATCACCATCGATGACAGGCGACTGGGAAAGCAAGCTACGCCAGATGGAACACGGCCAGCTCTCGCGCCCCGAGTTCATGCACGAGATCATCGACTTCACCTCCGACATCGTCAACAAGGCGAAGAAATACACCGCGGAGCTGAAAAACAAAGTTTTCCCGGACCTCGTCGCCACCTGCCCTAACTGCCACGCTGATAGACTCAAAACCACCGATGCCACCTACGAGTGTTATAACCCCGAGTGCGCATTCCAGATGAGTAAATACATCGCCTCCCGCCTCATCAACGAGCAGGAGGCGAAAGAACTGCTTGCCAAGAAATTCATCGGTCCGTTGGATGGCTTCAAATCCCGTTTCAACCGCCCCTTCGAAGCAGCCCTAGAACTCAAACAGGAGGAAACCAAGACTGGTAAAAAGGGGAAATGGAAAGTCGGCTTTGTCTTTGACGACGGCGAGAACGAGCGTGACGAACTTGACGATGAACAGGTCGTTGCCAGCGTCACCACTCCCGACGGCAAGAAGGTCAAAATCTACGAGACCGCCAAAGCATGGTATGTGCCGGCCATCACCACCAAAAACGACCCTGACGGCATCCGCATCTCACGCACCATCCTGCAGTGTGAGATACCCACCGACCAGGGAATCCAGCTGATTGAAAAAGGTAAAACCAACCTGCTTCAGGGCTTCATCTCAAAGCGCACCAAACGCGCCTTCTCAGCCTACCTCACCTTTGATGCCAGCAACGGCAAGATCGGCTTCGAGTTCGAACCACGCAAGTTCGGCAAAAAGGCAGCCAAGAAAACGGGGAAAGAAGAAAAGTAAGTCAGTCATTAAGTGATGATGTAGGTCAGTGAAAACATCGGAAGCAGCCGTGTCGCCACGATCACTTACCTACCTCTTTACCTGCGCACCTACTTACTTAACACCTACCCACTAACAGACTTGTAAAAAGCGTAGTGATCCTTCTCCAGGGTCGCCTCGTCGGGAATCGGGTAAAAGATCATCTCGCCACCAAAACCCCCGCTGCAAATCCAGAAACCTCCGCGCAGACGCAGGAAGGACAACTTGTCAATCGCGGAGTCAAGGCTAACACCTTTGGTCTTCTTGTTAGGGTTGCCTTTGATTTCAAGGATCTGGTCGCGCAACTTCTGCGGATGGACATTCGGAAGCGGGCTGTGATGAAACGGATTGGCCTCAATCTGCTTGAGGAAATCATCAATATTGAGGTCCACCTGGGTAAACACCACCTTGGGTGCACCCTTCGGCTGGGCCGGGTCCGTGATATATTCTCCAAACTCGGGGGGGGTCATGTGGGAAAGCACCACCCCGCTGAACGGACAGATTTCCTGGTATGTCCTGACAAAACCCGGCCCGTGCTGCCGTTGGTACGGTGTCTTCTGCAAACCTAACACCTCACCCTCGACCGAGACCACGTAGAGATCCTGGAAAGCAGCGAGGTCAATGTGCTCTAACACACGGTAGGTGGCAATAAACTTGGTACGCTTCAGAACTCCCTCCGGTGTGGCGACAACGTCTTTCAACAACTCATCGATTTTGAAAAAATCATGGCGATAGCTGTTGTCGATTTCGGCGAAGATCACCGTGCCGCTGTAATAACGTGAACTGCCCGTGGCGTAATGCCGGCCAAACGCCTTCGGCTCAAGCTGCGAGGCCACCAGAGCGTAGTTGGGGGACATAATGACGTAGAGGTGGATGTTGTTGGGTTCAATCATGGCGGTAATCATAAAGAATGAAAAAGGCTGTAATTAACGGTTGCTCGGGACAACAGCTTGAAAAGCTGTCCTGAAAGGTTGGCCAGAACGCTATACCCTCCATGCCCGCGCACAAAGCAGAAACATCCCGGGCGCGAAAAAAACTCCCCGTTTAGCCCCCCTGCGCGTCCTCCCACGCAATGAGGAGCACAGCATTTTTCGTCAGGAACCTGCTAATCTATCGCCTGAAAACTACAAATCAAGCTCTGAATCAGCATAATTTGCCCGTACACACGCATATTGTGTAATACTGTTGTCTGACCTGACTGGTGTGCTAGAAGAACGCCGTCATGAGTCAAATTACATCAACCACACACCCCGCCCTCGCAAAATGGGTGGCAGAAATGACCTCTCTATGTCAACCTAAAGACGTTCGCTGGTGCGACGGCTCACAGGCAGAATGGGACCAACTTACCCAGGAACTTTGTGATGCCGGCGTATTCACACGCCTTAACCCGGAGAAACGGCCCAACTCCTTCCTGGCACGGTCGTCCCCAGGTGACGTCGCCCGGGTCGAGGACCGCACCTATATCTGCACACGCCGCCCCGATCAGGCAGGGCCAACCAACAACTGGGCAGACCCCAGGAAAATGCTCGCCACCATGCACGAGAAGTTTACCGGCTGCATGGAAGGGCGCACCATGTATGTGATCCCGTTCTGCATGGGCCCCATCGACTCTCCTCTCGCAAAAATCGGTATTGAAATCACCGACAGTGCCTACGTTGTCACCAACATGCGCATCATGACCAACATGGGTGCCCAGGTGCTGAAACGCCTTGAGGACGAACAAAGCGGTGCCGCTCCCAGGAAACGCGACGGCCACGCCAACTTCATTCCATGTATGCACACCGTCGGCATGCCGCTCACCGAGGGAGTCGAGGATTCCGAGTGGCCCTGCAACGACGACAAATACATCTGCCACTTCCCCGAGACCCGTGAGATCTGGTCCTACGGCTCCGGCTACGGCGGTAACGCCCTGCTCGGCAAGAAGTGCCTTGCACTCCGTATCGCATCCAACATCGCCCGCGAGCACAACTGGATGGCTGAGCACATGCTCATCCTGGGTCTGGAATCACCCGAAGGTGAAAAGACCTACATCTCCGCCGCCTTCCCATCGGCATGCGGCAAGACCAAC
This region includes:
- a CDS encoding DNA topoisomerase III, with the protein product MSKTLIIAEKPSVATDLSSALAKAPEVGKFEKKGKGRDIYFENEGFVITSAVGHLVELKMPQGPIGKNGQPRNLPWNFDVLPAIPKKFELQPIEQSEARLKQVLRLCRRKDIDTIVNACDAGREGELIFRYILELGNIDKPVKRLWMQSMTQGAILDAWSHLRSDEDMHNLRDAAKCRSESDWLVGLNSTRALTCFRSRHGGFNITAAGRVQTPTLAILARREMEIREFIPEAYSEVHADFSVEKGNYAGRWINESWKRDAKLPHSRPERLWKKEDAEAIRARCEGKTGTVHEEQKPTKQASPQLYDLTTLQREASSRYGFSAKRTLQVAQALYEKYKMLTYPRTDSRYLPEDYLGKVHETVDAIAQQGGELGKHAKHAISEKLIVPSKRVFNNAKISDHFAIIPTGRFVKMDEAAEKIFDLVTKRFLAVFYPAAEFLNTRRITRVTTQGSVGVPPASSNEITDAFLTTGKILVTPGWLAVYGRQPGVASGKDELCSVSEGESAKVDHIEVRDDQTKPPARFNEATLLSAMEGAGKLIDDEELREAMSERGLGTPATRAATIEGLIRQKYIERDGREFHVTRKGIRLIEITDELGIHALASPSMTGDWESKLRQMEHGQLSRPEFMHEIIDFTSDIVNKAKKYTAELKNKVFPDLVATCPNCHADRLKTTDATYECYNPECAFQMSKYIASRLINEQEAKELLAKKFIGPLDGFKSRFNRPFEAALELKQEETKTGKKGKWKVGFVFDDGENERDELDDEQVVASVTTPDGKKVKIYETAKAWYVPAITTKNDPDGIRISRTILQCEIPTDQGIQLIEKGKTNLLQGFISKRTKRAFSAYLTFDASNGKIGFEFEPRKFGKKAAKKTGKEEK